Genomic DNA from Pseudomonas sp. CCC3.1:
GTGAGTGCCACCGCCACCAGCACTTGCACCAAAAGGGCGATACCGAGGGTAACGAATACAGGCCGCAGCAAACGGCTTTGTAACAATGAGAGAACGGCAGACACAGAAAACCCCTCTACAACGGTGCCATTATATTGATGGCACACTAATGGCATTTTCAAAGCAAGGGTCGTGCCGCAGGCCTGCTTACTGTAGGAGCGAGCTTGCCTCGCGAGCGTTTAGAAGATCAAAAGATCGCGAGGCAAGCTCGCTCCTACAAAGGGCTAAAACAACAAAGGGCCCCTAAGGGCCCTTTGTTTTGTATCGCGACGTGTTACGCGAACGGGTGACGCAGAACGATGGTTTCGTTGCGGTCCGGACCTGTCGAGACGATGTCGATCGGTGCGCCGATCAGTGCTTCTACGCGCTTGATGTAAGCGCGGGCGTTCTCTGGCAGCTCTTCCAGGGTTTTGGCACCCACGGTCGATTCAGTCCAGCCCGGTACGGTTTCGTACACAGGCTCCAGGCCTACGTAGCTGTCAGCGTCAGTCGGCGCCACTTCAACACCGTTTGCATCTTTGTAGCCGACACAGATGTTGATGGTTTCCAGACCGTCGAGTACGTCCAGCTTGGTCAGGCAGATGCCCGAGATGCTGTTCACATCGATAGCGCGACGCAGGATAACGGCGTCGAACCAGCCGCAACGACGAGCACGGCCGGTGGTAGCACCGAACTCGTGACCTTGTTTGGCCAAGTGCGCGCCAACGTCGTCGAACAGCTCAGTCGGGAACGGGCCCGAACCTACGCGAGTGGTGTAAGCCTTGGTGATGCCCAGGATGTAGTCCAGGAACATCGGGCCAACGCCCGAACCAGTCGCAACGCCACCGGCTGTGGTGTTGGAGCTGGTGACGTACGGGTAGGTACCGTGGTCGATGTCCAGCAACGAACCTTGAGCGCCTTCGAACATGATGTCTTTGCCAGCGCGACGCAGGTCGTGCAGCTCAGCAGTCACGTCCAGCATCAGCGGCTTCAGCAGCTCGGCGTATTCTTTGCACTCGGCCAGCGTCTTGTCGAAGTCGATGGCGGTTTCTTTGTAGTAACCGACCAGCATGAAGTTGTGGTAATCCACCAGCTCACGCAGTTTGGCTTCGAAACGCGGCATGTTCAGCAGGTCGCCAACACGCAGGCCACGACGAGCAACCTTGTCTTCGTAAGCAGGGCCGATGCCACGACCGGTAGTACCGATCTTCAGCTCGCCACGGGCTTTTTCACGGGCCTGGTCCAGTGCAACGTGGAACGACAGGATCAGCGGGCAGGACGGGCTGATACGCAGGCGCTCGCGCACCGGTACGCCTTTCTCTTCCAGCTTGATGATTTCACGCAACAGGGCGTCGGGAGCAACCACCACGCCGTTACCGATCAGGCACTGCACGCCTTCGCGCAGTACGCCCGACGGGATCAGGTGCAGAACGGTTTTTTCGCCGTCGATTACCAAGGTGTGGCCAGCGTTGTGGCCACCTTGGTAGCGCACTACAGCGGCAGCATGTTCGGTCAGCAGATCAACGATCTTGCCTTTGCCCTCATCACCCCATTGGGTGCCCAGGACTACGACATTCTTACCCATAACACTTGTCCTCATTCGCGCAAACTTGGTGCCGGCAACAACCGCCGGCAGGAAAACTCAAGAAACCAGCGGCACTACTTGCCACAAGCCGTTCTGCTGAATCAATTGGCGGTCGCAGTCCGCATCACGGGCGGCGGCTTGTGGCTGCCCAGGCAACGCCTGAACCACACGCTGACCTTCACTGCGAAGCTGGCAAACTTGCTGCCAGAGTGCCGCATCTGTGCTGTCAGGCATCCAGATACCGCCAGACGGTAACTCGACTTCAGCACGCCCCAGGGTCACCAGGGTTTTCAAATCGGTCGAAAAGCCGGTCGCTGGACGGGCACGCCCGAACACAGCACCGATGTCGTCATAACGACCGCCCTGAGCGATGGAATCTCCAACGCCCGGTACAAAGACCGCAAACACCACACCTGTGTGGTAGTGATACCCACGCAACTCACCCAGGTCAAAATACAGCGGCAACTGCGGGAAACGCACAGACAACCGCTCGGCAATTGCCAGCAAATCGTCCAGAGCTGCCAGGACCGGGGCCGGAGCCTTGGCCAGACGCTCACGCGCAGCAACCAGCACTTCGCGGCCGCCACACAATCCAACCAATGCCTGAAGCATGCCTGCCAAATCAGCCGGCAAGCCTTCGGTCAAGGCCGTTACTTCGTCGATCGCCTTGCGTTGCAGGGCGTCGAACAATTGTTGTTCCACTTCAACCGACAGGTTGGCCGCACGGGCCAGCCCACGGTAAATGCCTACATGCCCTAGGTCCATGTGCACATCAGGCACGTCGGCCAGTTGCAACATCGCCAGCATCAGGCTGATGACTTCTACGTCGCTGCTCGGGCTTGCATCGCCATACAACTCGGCACCCAACTGGATCGGGCTACGCGAGGATGACAACGCGCGCGGCTGAGCATGCAGCACGCTACCGGCGTAGCACAGACGGCTCGGGCCTTCGCGGCGCAAGGTATGCGCATCGATGCGCGCCACTTGCGGCGTGATGTCGGCACGAAAACCCATCTGGCGACCCGTTTTGGGGTCAATAACCTTGAAGGTCCGCAAGTCGAGATCCTGGCCAGCCCCTGTCAACAAGGACTCCAGGTATTCGATATGCGGGGTGACGACGAACTCATAGCCCCAGCTCTGGAACAGATCCAACACCTGACGCCGCGCCACTTCAATGCGGGCTGCCTCAGGTGGAAGTACTTCTTCGATGCCATCTGGCAGAAGCCAGCGGTCTACCGTTGCCATTACGCCATTCCCCTGTGATCCGGGCGGCCAGCCAGCAGGCGAGCCTTGAGTAAAGCAGAACGTGGCTGTGTCTTCAGCGCGCACAGCAAAAAAGCCTGAATGACAGGCTCAGCACATTCCTCGAAAAATCTGCCGACGCTGTAACAGCCATTCGGTCAATCAAACATGCAGACGCAAAAAAGCCGGGAATTTCCCGGCTGCCGCATCATACACACGTTTTCTAAAAGGATCACCCCGCGAGGCAATTTGCCCGCCCGGCGGAGTGCGTGTACAGGATGCTTTTTTGCTGCAGGAGCGAGCTTTCAAGATCAAAAGATCGCGAGGCAAGCTCGCTCCTACCGGTTTACTACGGCTTGGACTTTTCCAGGTAGCGGAAGAAGTCGCTGCTTGGGTCCAGAACCAGTACGTCGCTCTTGTTCGCAAAGCTTTCGCGGTAAGCGCGCAGGCTGCGATAGAACTTGTAGAACTCTTGGTCTTGACCATAAGCCTTGGCGTAAATCGCCGCTGCCTGGGCATCACCATCACCGCGTGCTTCTTCGGACTGGCGATAAGCCTCGGCCACCAGAACACGACGTTGACGGTCGGCGTCAGCACGAATGCCTTCTGCCAGTTCGTTACCCTTGGCCCGATGCTCACGTGCTTCACGCTCACGCTCGGTGCTCATACGTTCGAAAACGCTGCGGTTTACTTCTTTAGGCAGGTCAATGGCCTTGACGCGAACGTCGACCACTTCGATACCCAACTCTTTTTCAGCCATTTTGTTCAGCGATGCGGTGATGTCAGCCATCAGTGCATCACGCTCACCCGACACCACTTCGTGCAGGGTGCGCTTACCGAACTGGTCACGCAGGCCCGACTCCAGACGACGCGACAGGCGCTCGTCAGCAATCTGCTTCATGCCCGAGGTCGCGGTGTAGAAGCGCTCGGCATCTTTCACACGCCACTTGGCGAAGGCATCAACCATGACCGCTTTCTTTTCCAGCGTCAGAAAACGCTGAGTCGGCGCGTCCAGCGTCATCAGGCGGGCGTCGAACTTGCGCACCTGGTTAACGTAAGGAATCTTCACGTGCAGGCCCGGCTGAACATCCGCCTGAACCACACGGCCGAAGCGCAACAGCACGGCACGCTCGGTTTGCGAGACGATGTAGAAGCTGTTCCAGGCAACGATCGCCACGACAACGGCAACAATAAGGGCGATCAGCGATTTATTGCTCATCAGCGACTCTCCCTGGTACGCGGTGGTGTCGGCAGATCGGTGTTGATGTGCGAGCTTGAATCATTGTTGCTCGCCGCAGCCGCCGAACCCGTTGCCGGGGTGCTGCCATTACGGCCTTCGATCATTTTGTCCAACGGCAAGTACAGCAGGTTGCTCTGGCCGTTTTTGTTACCGGTCACGAGTACTTTGCTGGTGTTGCTGAAGACTTCCTGCATGGTGTCCAGGTACAGACGGTCACGGGTCACTTCAGGATTTTTGCGGTACTCGGC
This window encodes:
- the hflC gene encoding protease modulator HflC; amino-acid sequence: MSNKSLIALIVAVVVAIVAWNSFYIVSQTERAVLLRFGRVVQADVQPGLHVKIPYVNQVRKFDARLMTLDAPTQRFLTLEKKAVMVDAFAKWRVKDAERFYTATSGMKQIADERLSRRLESGLRDQFGKRTLHEVVSGERDALMADITASLNKMAEKELGIEVVDVRVKAIDLPKEVNRSVFERMSTEREREAREHRAKGNELAEGIRADADRQRRVLVAEAYRQSEEARGDGDAQAAAIYAKAYGQDQEFYKFYRSLRAYRESFANKSDVLVLDPSSDFFRYLEKSKP
- a CDS encoding ATP phosphoribosyltransferase regulatory subunit; translation: MATVDRWLLPDGIEEVLPPEAARIEVARRQVLDLFQSWGYEFVVTPHIEYLESLLTGAGQDLDLRTFKVIDPKTGRQMGFRADITPQVARIDAHTLRREGPSRLCYAGSVLHAQPRALSSSRSPIQLGAELYGDASPSSDVEVISLMLAMLQLADVPDVHMDLGHVGIYRGLARAANLSVEVEQQLFDALQRKAIDEVTALTEGLPADLAGMLQALVGLCGGREVLVAARERLAKAPAPVLAALDDLLAIAERLSVRFPQLPLYFDLGELRGYHYHTGVVFAVFVPGVGDSIAQGGRYDDIGAVFGRARPATGFSTDLKTLVTLGRAEVELPSGGIWMPDSTDAALWQQVCQLRSEGQRVVQALPGQPQAAARDADCDRQLIQQNGLWQVVPLVS
- a CDS encoding adenylosuccinate synthase, whose protein sequence is MGKNVVVLGTQWGDEGKGKIVDLLTEHAAAVVRYQGGHNAGHTLVIDGEKTVLHLIPSGVLREGVQCLIGNGVVVAPDALLREIIKLEEKGVPVRERLRISPSCPLILSFHVALDQAREKARGELKIGTTGRGIGPAYEDKVARRGLRVGDLLNMPRFEAKLRELVDYHNFMLVGYYKETAIDFDKTLAECKEYAELLKPLMLDVTAELHDLRRAGKDIMFEGAQGSLLDIDHGTYPYVTSSNTTAGGVATGSGVGPMFLDYILGITKAYTTRVGSGPFPTELFDDVGAHLAKQGHEFGATTGRARRCGWFDAVILRRAIDVNSISGICLTKLDVLDGLETINICVGYKDANGVEVAPTDADSYVGLEPVYETVPGWTESTVGAKTLEELPENARAYIKRVEALIGAPIDIVSTGPDRNETIVLRHPFA